In Pengzhenrongella sicca, a single genomic region encodes these proteins:
- a CDS encoding transglutaminase-like domain-containing protein: protein MNRAPARGPIAQAVDVVASAVLVGAGLVGFGPAFGGTRWAAAAGAGLALGLLLAMVGAARRWGPLTLAASVIVGYLLVAVPIAVPDGTVSRVLPTLDSTRAVLVAAIRAWKDVLTLTPPVGEHPSVLVVPLLTGLLTAVVTASLALRSTRPWWALLPAIVAFVTPIALGTIEPAEPAVQGSVFAAVAVGWAVWRRESRALATSHTADVEAGARAALARSRLSSGALMLVGVGAAAFLLVPLTAAAVPRHTLRETVVPPLDLRAYHSPLVGFRSYVKDHAKDVLFTVDGLPAGARIRLATLDGYDGVVYDVTEAGIGATFASVSSTLPGTGVTTQLKITSTAYSGVWVPDAGDLRSITFSGPRATTLAQSVYYNQRTGVAITTAGLSPGDTYELDVVLPRTWTDDELTGQQFATVTLPATTNVPDAVQASAGELAGAGTDSITAVRNLQTSLSTQGFFSHGLEGEAVSRSGHTAERIASLLSADQMIGDDEQYAVAMALMARQLGIPARVVMGFYPADATASGTVSITGDDVHAWVEVDFADAGWVAFDPTPPKDQTANQQAPKPRSNPKPQVLQPPAPLQAPAELPPNTRQDKGELRPSELDPWWLPALRTAALALIPALLLAGPLVLVAWLKRRRRRRRARADEPAARVSGGWHEVLDRAADLGTRVPGGATRRETAVLLAERYPRAELAPLAATADTAVFGAGEPDEADVAEMWRQVDAVVAAMSGSVGRWARLRARFSVRSLVAERRRIRPAVAGRTAIRRSRARAGGQR from the coding sequence ATGAACCGCGCGCCGGCACGTGGCCCGATCGCCCAGGCCGTCGACGTCGTCGCCTCGGCCGTGCTGGTCGGTGCAGGTCTGGTCGGCTTCGGACCGGCGTTCGGCGGCACTCGGTGGGCGGCGGCGGCTGGCGCCGGCCTGGCCCTCGGGCTGCTGCTCGCGATGGTTGGTGCCGCACGCCGGTGGGGGCCGCTCACCCTCGCCGCCTCCGTCATCGTCGGGTACCTGCTCGTCGCCGTGCCGATTGCCGTGCCCGACGGGACGGTGTCTCGGGTGCTACCCACGCTGGACTCCACCCGTGCCGTGCTGGTCGCCGCCATCAGGGCCTGGAAAGACGTGCTCACCCTGACCCCGCCGGTCGGCGAGCACCCGTCGGTTCTGGTCGTGCCGCTGCTCACCGGGCTGCTCACCGCGGTCGTGACCGCCTCGCTCGCGCTGCGATCGACCCGGCCGTGGTGGGCGCTGCTGCCCGCGATCGTCGCGTTCGTGACGCCCATCGCGCTCGGCACGATCGAGCCTGCGGAGCCGGCCGTGCAGGGCTCGGTGTTCGCGGCGGTCGCGGTGGGCTGGGCGGTCTGGCGCCGGGAGTCGAGAGCGCTGGCGACCAGCCATACCGCCGACGTCGAGGCCGGTGCGCGCGCCGCGCTGGCGCGTTCGCGGCTCTCGTCCGGAGCGCTCATGCTGGTCGGTGTGGGCGCGGCGGCGTTCCTCCTGGTGCCGCTCACGGCGGCGGCCGTGCCTCGGCACACGCTGCGCGAGACGGTTGTGCCCCCGCTCGACCTGCGCGCCTACCACAGCCCGCTCGTCGGGTTCAGGTCGTACGTCAAGGACCACGCCAAGGACGTGCTGTTCACCGTCGACGGGCTGCCGGCCGGCGCACGGATCCGGCTGGCCACTCTCGACGGCTACGACGGTGTCGTGTACGACGTCACCGAGGCAGGGATCGGCGCGACGTTCGCATCGGTGTCGAGCACGCTGCCGGGGACCGGGGTGACCACCCAGCTGAAGATCACGTCGACGGCCTATTCCGGGGTGTGGGTGCCAGATGCGGGCGACCTGCGTTCGATCACCTTCTCGGGCCCGCGCGCGACGACGCTCGCCCAGTCCGTCTACTACAACCAGCGCACCGGGGTCGCGATCACGACGGCCGGGCTCTCGCCCGGCGACACCTACGAGCTCGATGTCGTGCTGCCGCGGACGTGGACCGACGACGAGCTCACAGGACAGCAGTTCGCCACCGTCACCCTGCCCGCGACGACCAACGTGCCGGACGCGGTGCAGGCATCCGCGGGCGAGCTGGCCGGCGCCGGAACCGACTCGATCACCGCCGTCCGCAACCTGCAGACGTCGCTGTCCACCCAAGGCTTCTTCAGCCATGGGTTGGAGGGCGAAGCCGTCTCGCGATCGGGGCACACGGCCGAGCGGATCGCGTCGCTCCTGAGTGCGGACCAGATGATCGGCGACGACGAGCAGTACGCCGTCGCGATGGCCCTGATGGCCCGCCAGCTCGGCATCCCGGCCCGGGTGGTGATGGGCTTCTACCCCGCCGACGCGACGGCGTCCGGCACGGTCTCGATCACCGGCGACGACGTGCACGCCTGGGTCGAGGTGGACTTCGCCGACGCCGGCTGGGTGGCGTTCGACCCGACCCCGCCGAAGGATCAGACCGCCAACCAGCAGGCGCCGAAGCCGCGCTCGAATCCCAAGCCGCAGGTGCTGCAGCCGCCCGCGCCGCTGCAGGCGCCCGCCGAGTTGCCCCCGAACACCCGGCAGGACAAGGGCGAGCTCCGCCCGAGCGAGCTGGACCCGTGGTGGCTCCCGGCGCTGCGGACCGCCGCGCTCGCGCTGATCCCGGCGCTCCTGCTCGCGGGGCCGCTCGTGCTGGTCGCCTGGCTCAAGCGCCGGCGCCGGCGCCGGCGGGCCAGGGCCGACGAGCCGGCCGCCCGCGTGAGCGGTGGCTGGCACGAAGTCCTTGACCGTGCCGCGGACCTCGGCACCCGGGTTCCGGGCGGCGCGACCCGTCGGGAGACCGCCGTCCTGCTCGCCGAGCGCTACCCGCGGGCCGAGCTCGCACCGCTCGCGGCGACGGCCGACACGGCCGTGTTCGGCGCCGGCGAACCGGACGAGGCCGACGTCGCCGAAATGTGGCGGCAGGTCGACGCGGTCGTCGCGGCGATGTCAGGGTCGGTGGGCCGTTGGGCGCGGCTCCGGGCGCGGTTCTCGGTGCGTTCGCTGGTCGCGGAGAGACGGCGGATACGACCCGCGGTCGCGGGGCGCACGGCCATTCGCAGGTCAAGGGCTCGAGCAGGAGGACAGCGATGA
- a CDS encoding PP2C family protein-serine/threonine phosphatase, translating to MSEGFDLEWGVATATGRRSGNEDSYLADSPVFVVADGMGGHDAGEVASAIVVEEFDDLRGRASVEPEDLFDRIERGAARIRGLRTPPGRGAGTTLAGVALGSRGGAPYWLVVNIGDSRVYRAADGVLEQVTIDHSEVQELIDAGKLTPTEADGYPRRHVVTRAVGAFAEVKPELWMLPAGPRDRMLVCSDGLTGELSDDVIADLLRTSGSPQQSADALVRAALAQGGHDNVTVVVVDRRGLDDDDRTVPSITDVDDDTLPREEFESMAGTS from the coding sequence GTGAGCGAGGGCTTCGATCTTGAGTGGGGAGTGGCGACCGCGACCGGGCGCCGTAGCGGCAACGAGGACTCCTACCTGGCCGATTCGCCGGTGTTCGTCGTCGCTGACGGCATGGGCGGGCATGACGCGGGGGAGGTCGCGTCGGCGATCGTGGTGGAGGAGTTCGACGACCTGCGTGGCCGCGCAAGCGTTGAGCCCGAGGACCTGTTCGACCGGATCGAGCGGGGTGCGGCCCGGATCCGGGGGCTACGCACTCCACCGGGTCGCGGCGCCGGCACGACCCTGGCCGGCGTCGCGCTCGGCAGCCGCGGCGGTGCGCCGTACTGGCTGGTGGTCAATATCGGCGACTCGCGGGTTTACCGGGCGGCCGACGGCGTGCTCGAGCAGGTGACGATCGACCACTCGGAGGTCCAGGAGCTCATCGACGCCGGCAAGCTCACGCCCACGGAGGCCGACGGCTACCCCCGCCGCCACGTCGTGACCCGAGCGGTCGGAGCATTCGCCGAGGTCAAGCCGGAGCTGTGGATGCTGCCCGCCGGCCCGCGGGACCGGATGCTCGTCTGTTCGGACGGGCTGACCGGCGAGCTGTCGGACGACGTGATCGCGGACCTCCTGCGGACCTCAGGCAGCCCGCAGCAGTCCGCTGACGCGCTGGTCCGGGCGGCGCTGGCGCAGGGCGGCCACGACAACGTCACGGTCGTCGTCGTCGACCGGCGGGGTCTGGACGACGACGACCGGACCGTCCCGTCGATCACCGACGTCGACGACGACACCCTTCCTCGCGAGGAGTTCGAGTCGATGGCGGGGACGTCGTGA
- a CDS encoding DUF58 domain-containing protein — MPVARAFASVRRSLAPMLAVVGPAGWLVLAAALVGAWAGRRLGWLEGWTLAVAGTLLLAVAVAFAIGRSSYAVTLDLGQQRVVVGNRASGELTIRNVGTRTTLPARVELPVGSGLATFRLPRLAGGAEHEEMFVLPTHRRGLVVLGPVSSVRGDPLGLLRRQVRWTDPMDLYVHPRTVSLDGASAGFLRDIEGLPTQDLSSNDIAFHALRDYVAGDDRRSIHWRTTARTGRLVVRQFEETRRSHLVVGLSTCAADYADPDELELAISVAGSIGMQAIREEKQLSVLTSRGQLRAGTAIRFLDALCLLEADERDRGLAAVGRAVGGEVPDASAVLLVGGTAVGSTSLLAASTRLPVNALNVAVRCAPGEQVSRRSLGNLVVVTLGALEQLPQVMRRVAG, encoded by the coding sequence GTGCCCGTCGCTCGGGCGTTCGCCTCCGTGCGCCGCTCGCTGGCTCCGATGCTCGCCGTCGTCGGGCCGGCGGGCTGGCTCGTCCTCGCGGCCGCGCTCGTCGGCGCCTGGGCAGGCCGGCGGCTCGGCTGGCTCGAGGGGTGGACGCTCGCCGTCGCGGGGACTCTTCTGCTTGCGGTTGCGGTGGCGTTCGCCATCGGCCGGTCCTCGTACGCGGTCACGCTGGACCTGGGGCAGCAGCGGGTGGTGGTCGGCAACCGCGCGAGCGGCGAGCTAACGATCCGCAACGTCGGTACGCGGACCACGCTGCCGGCCCGGGTGGAGCTGCCGGTCGGCTCAGGCCTGGCGACGTTCCGGCTGCCACGGCTCGCCGGCGGCGCCGAGCACGAGGAGATGTTCGTCCTTCCCACCCATCGGCGCGGGCTCGTCGTGCTCGGACCGGTGAGCTCGGTGCGCGGCGACCCGCTCGGCCTGCTGCGTCGACAGGTGCGCTGGACCGACCCGATGGACCTGTACGTGCACCCGCGAACCGTCTCGCTGGACGGGGCCTCGGCGGGCTTCCTACGGGACATCGAGGGGTTGCCCACGCAGGATCTGTCGAGCAACGACATCGCCTTCCACGCCCTGCGTGACTACGTCGCCGGCGACGACCGGCGCTCGATCCATTGGCGGACGACGGCGCGCACCGGGCGACTCGTCGTCCGGCAGTTCGAGGAGACCCGCCGATCTCACCTCGTGGTGGGGCTATCCACCTGCGCGGCCGACTACGCAGACCCCGACGAGCTCGAGCTGGCGATCTCGGTCGCGGGCTCGATTGGGATGCAGGCGATCCGGGAGGAGAAGCAGCTCTCGGTGCTCACCTCGCGCGGGCAGCTGCGGGCGGGCACCGCCATCCGATTCCTTGACGCGTTGTGCCTGCTCGAGGCGGACGAGCGAGACCGCGGCCTCGCCGCGGTCGGCCGGGCCGTCGGAGGCGAGGTGCCCGATGCCTCGGCGGTGCTGCTCGTCGGCGGGACGGCGGTGGGCTCCACCAGCCTGCTCGCGGCGAGCACGCGACTTCCGGTGAACGCGCTCAACGTCGCCGTCCGCTGCGCCCCCGGGGAGCAGGTCTCACGCCGCTCACTGGGCAACCTTGTCGTGGTCACCCTCGGCGCCCTCGAGCAGCTGCCGCAGGTTATGCGCCGGGTCGCCGGATGA
- a CDS encoding AAA family ATPase, with product MTITTDQAAWFADTFEKLVANVGQAVLGKADVVRLALACMLAEGHLLLEDAPGTGKTSLARAIAATVQGSHNRIQFTPDLLPSDVTGVNIWDQRKGDWDFRKGPVFASIVLADEINRASPKTQSALLEVMEESQVTVDGIAYGAGRPFMVIATQNPIEQAGTYRLPEAQLDRFLMRTSIGYPDRASSIKILLGAAERDRSAHLPALITTSAVADMADLAATVHVDASIADYISALAEQTRHAQQTRLGVSVRGALALTRVTKVWAAAHGRTYVLPDDVKDLIAPVWTHRLILDPEAEFAGATAQSVLQVVAADVAAPQERVRAS from the coding sequence ATGACCATCACCACCGACCAGGCAGCCTGGTTCGCGGACACGTTCGAGAAGCTGGTCGCCAACGTCGGCCAGGCCGTGCTCGGCAAGGCGGACGTCGTCCGCCTCGCCCTCGCCTGCATGCTCGCCGAAGGTCACCTGCTGCTGGAGGACGCCCCCGGTACGGGGAAGACGTCGCTGGCCCGCGCGATCGCGGCGACCGTGCAGGGGTCGCACAACCGGATCCAGTTCACCCCCGACCTGCTGCCCTCGGACGTCACCGGCGTGAACATCTGGGACCAGCGCAAGGGTGACTGGGACTTCCGCAAGGGCCCGGTGTTCGCGTCGATCGTGCTGGCCGACGAGATCAACCGCGCGTCGCCGAAGACGCAGTCGGCGCTGCTGGAGGTGATGGAGGAGTCGCAGGTGACCGTCGACGGGATCGCCTACGGCGCGGGGCGCCCGTTCATGGTGATCGCCACGCAGAACCCGATCGAGCAGGCAGGCACCTACCGGCTCCCGGAGGCCCAGCTCGACCGCTTCCTGATGCGCACCTCGATCGGCTACCCCGACCGGGCCTCGTCGATCAAGATCCTGCTCGGCGCGGCCGAGCGGGACCGCTCCGCGCACCTGCCCGCGCTCATCACCACGAGCGCGGTCGCCGACATGGCCGACCTGGCCGCCACCGTGCACGTGGACGCCTCGATCGCGGACTACATCAGTGCGCTGGCCGAGCAGACCCGTCACGCCCAGCAGACCCGCCTCGGGGTCTCGGTGCGCGGCGCGCTCGCGCTGACCCGCGTCACGAAGGTCTGGGCCGCCGCGCACGGGCGCACCTATGTGCTCCCGGACGATGTGAAGGACCTCATCGCGCCGGTCTGGACGCACCGGCTCATCCTCGACCCGGAGGCCGAGTTCGCCGGGGCCACCGCGCAGTCCGTGCTGCAGGTCGTGGCCGCCGACGTCGCCGCACCTCAGGAGCGGGTCCGCGCGTCATGA
- a CDS encoding RDD family protein, which yields MSTMRTTPDPAILGAALHGTVPAPVGRRVGASLIDSGLTILIEVVAFGLANGAGASPVLIVTVAILGWGFVQWRLHATSGQTIGKRAVAIRTLAVPGGDVPGWGRTFGRYLLLAVAAVIPAGSLLVVLSVFWDGDRLLRGWHDKAAGVFLIDLRAGRDPVAPEIGAMVVPTPQPPAPVRPWAETPLAAPVDAHPGPGAAFPDPVTPSVVRVAPASTPAPPALGGPQPSAQSSLSAGSGAGIISAVPGLSAPGQSAPAGLGAAPPPPPPPPAAFVARPFGPAGGVPFSPPPAPPNAADDDDDDAELTMMSPAAAAPVAAVRLVFDTGDLLPVAGRGRIGRDPVVGGEPVSHLVPLADSSRSVSKTHLEFVLGDGGLWVCDLHSTNGSSIERAGVRTPMQPGEWVRAESGTVVHLGSRTFRVEAQ from the coding sequence ATGAGCACGATGAGAACCACTCCCGATCCGGCGATCCTCGGGGCGGCGCTGCACGGAACGGTGCCCGCTCCTGTCGGGCGTCGTGTCGGTGCCTCGCTCATCGATTCGGGGCTGACGATCCTCATCGAGGTGGTGGCCTTCGGCCTGGCGAACGGTGCCGGTGCCAGCCCCGTGCTGATCGTCACCGTCGCCATCCTGGGGTGGGGCTTCGTGCAGTGGCGCCTGCACGCCACGAGTGGTCAGACGATCGGCAAGCGCGCCGTCGCGATCCGGACGCTCGCCGTCCCAGGTGGCGATGTCCCGGGCTGGGGACGCACGTTCGGCCGCTACCTGCTGCTCGCCGTCGCGGCAGTCATCCCCGCAGGGTCGCTGCTGGTCGTCCTCTCCGTGTTCTGGGACGGGGACCGGCTCTTGCGCGGGTGGCACGACAAGGCCGCGGGCGTGTTCCTGATCGACCTTCGTGCCGGGCGTGACCCGGTGGCGCCCGAGATCGGTGCGATGGTCGTGCCGACGCCTCAGCCGCCGGCGCCGGTGCGACCGTGGGCAGAAACTCCCCTCGCCGCTCCGGTCGACGCGCACCCTGGGCCCGGGGCGGCATTTCCCGATCCCGTCACGCCGTCCGTGGTGCGGGTCGCGCCGGCCTCGACGCCGGCTCCGCCTGCGCTCGGAGGTCCGCAACCCTCCGCGCAGTCGAGCTTGTCCGCGGGATCGGGTGCCGGCATCATCTCGGCGGTCCCCGGTCTGTCGGCGCCCGGGCAGTCGGCGCCCGCCGGCCTCGGTGCCGCGCCGCCGCCGCCCCCGCCTCCACCCGCCGCGTTCGTCGCTCGACCGTTCGGGCCGGCCGGCGGCGTCCCGTTCTCGCCGCCGCCCGCACCGCCGAACGCGGCCGACGACGACGATGACGACGCCGAGCTGACCATGATGTCGCCGGCCGCCGCAGCGCCGGTGGCCGCGGTGCGACTGGTCTTCGACACCGGTGACCTGCTGCCGGTGGCCGGTCGCGGCCGGATCGGCCGGGATCCGGTCGTCGGCGGCGAGCCGGTGAGCCACCTCGTGCCGCTGGCCGACTCGAGCAGGTCCGTGTCGAAGACCCACCTGGAGTTCGTCCTCGGTGACGGCGGGCTGTGGGTGTGTGATCTGCACTCGACGAACGGGTCCTCGATCGAGCGTGCCGGGGTGCGCACGCCGATGCAGCCCGGCGAGTGGGTGCGCGCGGAGTCCGGCACGGTCGTCCACCTGGGTTCGCGGACGTTCCGGGTGGAGGCGCAGTGA